A genomic segment from Spinacia oleracea cultivar Varoflay chromosome 3, BTI_SOV_V1, whole genome shotgun sequence encodes:
- the LOC110799374 gene encoding uncharacterized protein isoform X3, with product MKIEHVEMDKSLVENCMMYIAAHELRRLLTRMDQIPLHTGGEPGCQWIHRLLTGHPNLCKEQLRLEKHIFINLVSILLERKLISDGRKVLESLVALSKDLVRPYQSLNEIPTKIANGAKYFPFFKDCVGALDGTHIDAIVGDKVGQPFRGRKGIKTWNVLASCSFDMLFTYVCVGFEGSAHDTTVLRHCLGSLEMGFHHPPPGKYYLVDSGYPNTIGYLSPYQGRGLRVHTPEFKNSPAPRGKLEHYNYRHSSLRGTVERIFGVLKNRWKVLRMMPKMDDAYQLAIIVATCTLHNFIRLHDLGIPISQVVENMEPRVDFNLIEKTRTKAMEVVRAKIAEEI from the exons ATGAAAATAGA GCACGTAGAAATGGACAAGTCGTTGGTTGAAAATTGTATGATGTATATAGCTGCGCATGAGCTAAGAAGATTGTTAACAAGAATGGACCAGATACCCTTACACACTGGAGGTGAACCTGGTTGTCAATGGATACACAGGTTATTGACTGGTCATCCAAACTTATGCAAAGAACAACTAAGATTAGAAAAGCATATTTTCATCAACCTTGTAAGCATTCTCTTGGAAAGAAAGCTAATATCAGATGGAAG AAAGGTATTGGAGTCATTGGTTGCATTGTCAAAAGACCTTGTTCGGCCTTATCAAAGTTTAAATGAAATTCCTACCAAAATTGCCAACGGTGCCAAGTATTTCCCATTTTTTAAG GACTGTGTTGGTGCTCTAGATGGCACCCATATAGATGCAATAGTGGGAGACAAAGTCGGACAACCATTTAGAGGTCGTAAAGGGATCAAAACGTGGAATGTCTTGGCTTCTTGCTCTTTTGATATGCTTTTCACATATGTTTGTGTTGGGTTCGAAGGAAGTGCACACGACACGACAGTTTTAAGGCATTGTTTAGGAAGTTTAGAAATGGGATTCCACCATCCACCTCCAG GAAAATATTACTTGGTTGACTCCGGATATCCAAACACTATAGGATATTTGAGTCCATACCAAGGAAGAGGTTTGCGAGTTCATACTCCTGAATTTAAAAACAGTCCTGCACCAAGGGGGAAGTTAGAGCATTATAATTATCGACATTCCTCGTTACGTGGCACCGTTGAAAGAATTTTTGGTGTGTTGAAAAATAGATGGAAGGTTTTACGAATGATGCCGAAGATGGATGATGCATACCAGTTGGCTATCATCGTTGCAACATGCACCCTACATAATTTTATCCGTTTACATGATTTGGGGATTCCAATTTCCCAAGTTGTGGAAAACATGGAACCAAGGGTAGACTTCAATTTGATTGAAAAAACACGAACAAAGGCAATGGAAGTTGTTCGTGCAAAAATTGCAGAGGAAATATGA
- the LOC110799374 gene encoding protein ALP1-like isoform X1 has protein sequence MKIEHVEMDKSLVENCMMYIAAHELRRLLTRMDQIPLHTGGEPGCQWIHRLLTGHPNLCKEQLRLEKHIFINLVSILLERKLISDGRYVLVAEQVGICLFMLAKANSYRDAAKRFQHSISTIGNYNRKVLESLVALSKDLVRPYQSLNEIPTKIANGAKYFPFFKDCVGALDGTHIDAIVGDKVGQPFRGRKGIKTWNVLASCSFDMLFTYVCVGFEGSAHDTTVLRHCLGSLEMGFHHPPPGKYYLVDSGYPNTIGYLSPYQGRGLRVHTPEFKNSPAPRGKLEHYNYRHSSLRGTVERIFGVLKNRWKVLRMMPKMDDAYQLAIIVATCTLHNFIRLHDLGIPISQVVENMEPRVDFNLIEKTRTKAMEVVRAKIAEEI, from the exons ATGAAAATAGA GCACGTAGAAATGGACAAGTCGTTGGTTGAAAATTGTATGATGTATATAGCTGCGCATGAGCTAAGAAGATTGTTAACAAGAATGGACCAGATACCCTTACACACTGGAGGTGAACCTGGTTGTCAATGGATACACAGGTTATTGACTGGTCATCCAAACTTATGCAAAGAACAACTAAGATTAGAAAAGCATATTTTCATCAACCTTGTAAGCATTCTCTTGGAAAGAAAGCTAATATCAGATGGAAGGTATGTACTTGTCGCTGAGCAAGTTGGCATATGCTTATTCATGTTAGCAAAAGCAAATTCATATCGTGATGCAGCTAAAAGATTTCAACACTCAATATCAACCATTGGTAATTACAACAGAAAGGTATTGGAGTCATTGGTTGCATTGTCAAAAGACCTTGTTCGGCCTTATCAAAGTTTAAATGAAATTCCTACCAAAATTGCCAACGGTGCCAAGTATTTCCCATTTTTTAAG GACTGTGTTGGTGCTCTAGATGGCACCCATATAGATGCAATAGTGGGAGACAAAGTCGGACAACCATTTAGAGGTCGTAAAGGGATCAAAACGTGGAATGTCTTGGCTTCTTGCTCTTTTGATATGCTTTTCACATATGTTTGTGTTGGGTTCGAAGGAAGTGCACACGACACGACAGTTTTAAGGCATTGTTTAGGAAGTTTAGAAATGGGATTCCACCATCCACCTCCAG GAAAATATTACTTGGTTGACTCCGGATATCCAAACACTATAGGATATTTGAGTCCATACCAAGGAAGAGGTTTGCGAGTTCATACTCCTGAATTTAAAAACAGTCCTGCACCAAGGGGGAAGTTAGAGCATTATAATTATCGACATTCCTCGTTACGTGGCACCGTTGAAAGAATTTTTGGTGTGTTGAAAAATAGATGGAAGGTTTTACGAATGATGCCGAAGATGGATGATGCATACCAGTTGGCTATCATCGTTGCAACATGCACCCTACATAATTTTATCCGTTTACATGATTTGGGGATTCCAATTTCCCAAGTTGTGGAAAACATGGAACCAAGGGTAGACTTCAATTTGATTGAAAAAACACGAACAAAGGCAATGGAAGTTGTTCGTGCAAAAATTGCAGAGGAAATATGA
- the LOC110799374 gene encoding protein ALP1-like isoform X2: MDKSLVENCMMYIAAHELRRLLTRMDQIPLHTGGEPGCQWIHRLLTGHPNLCKEQLRLEKHIFINLVSILLERKLISDGRYVLVAEQVGICLFMLAKANSYRDAAKRFQHSISTIGNYNRKVLESLVALSKDLVRPYQSLNEIPTKIANGAKYFPFFKDCVGALDGTHIDAIVGDKVGQPFRGRKGIKTWNVLASCSFDMLFTYVCVGFEGSAHDTTVLRHCLGSLEMGFHHPPPGKYYLVDSGYPNTIGYLSPYQGRGLRVHTPEFKNSPAPRGKLEHYNYRHSSLRGTVERIFGVLKNRWKVLRMMPKMDDAYQLAIIVATCTLHNFIRLHDLGIPISQVVENMEPRVDFNLIEKTRTKAMEVVRAKIAEEI; this comes from the exons ATGGACAAGTCGTTGGTTGAAAATTGTATGATGTATATAGCTGCGCATGAGCTAAGAAGATTGTTAACAAGAATGGACCAGATACCCTTACACACTGGAGGTGAACCTGGTTGTCAATGGATACACAGGTTATTGACTGGTCATCCAAACTTATGCAAAGAACAACTAAGATTAGAAAAGCATATTTTCATCAACCTTGTAAGCATTCTCTTGGAAAGAAAGCTAATATCAGATGGAAGGTATGTACTTGTCGCTGAGCAAGTTGGCATATGCTTATTCATGTTAGCAAAAGCAAATTCATATCGTGATGCAGCTAAAAGATTTCAACACTCAATATCAACCATTGGTAATTACAACAGAAAGGTATTGGAGTCATTGGTTGCATTGTCAAAAGACCTTGTTCGGCCTTATCAAAGTTTAAATGAAATTCCTACCAAAATTGCCAACGGTGCCAAGTATTTCCCATTTTTTAAG GACTGTGTTGGTGCTCTAGATGGCACCCATATAGATGCAATAGTGGGAGACAAAGTCGGACAACCATTTAGAGGTCGTAAAGGGATCAAAACGTGGAATGTCTTGGCTTCTTGCTCTTTTGATATGCTTTTCACATATGTTTGTGTTGGGTTCGAAGGAAGTGCACACGACACGACAGTTTTAAGGCATTGTTTAGGAAGTTTAGAAATGGGATTCCACCATCCACCTCCAG GAAAATATTACTTGGTTGACTCCGGATATCCAAACACTATAGGATATTTGAGTCCATACCAAGGAAGAGGTTTGCGAGTTCATACTCCTGAATTTAAAAACAGTCCTGCACCAAGGGGGAAGTTAGAGCATTATAATTATCGACATTCCTCGTTACGTGGCACCGTTGAAAGAATTTTTGGTGTGTTGAAAAATAGATGGAAGGTTTTACGAATGATGCCGAAGATGGATGATGCATACCAGTTGGCTATCATCGTTGCAACATGCACCCTACATAATTTTATCCGTTTACATGATTTGGGGATTCCAATTTCCCAAGTTGTGGAAAACATGGAACCAAGGGTAGACTTCAATTTGATTGAAAAAACACGAACAAAGGCAATGGAAGTTGTTCGTGCAAAAATTGCAGAGGAAATATGA